A genomic region of Chitinimonas arctica contains the following coding sequences:
- a CDS encoding DUF1176 domain-containing protein yields the protein MPDQSKRNAGVTLEKKHPRHVNSDCVHKARFARQRPLPLILLTVAHLASQAAPLPVYREFKDWLVACSNDGACVAKGYEQTKGTAKQYEGSPEMVLEQAPGPQRPDSDDNSRLVLRFQSKHKLALPQLRLNGKALSADGWEIGHHDPTWILSRNSAAARKLLATARRKQLLRLTNRQGRMLANFKVTGLTAALLLIDETQGRLGTTQALLRTGSKSASTIPPGRPLPVLHLAPIGEPEVSVAEAASLLQAVRELEPGCGTSDEGKLESEVAALSLREAIVLLRCGGSDYNADYVGYRAQRQGEPEPTRLALPGLPKLFTPSYRLTNATYNSASRTLNHERPGSRKPDCGEIGNWVFDGRNFVLAYYGRQGHCGGQGWWDWPRLWISTVEPAEAR from the coding sequence TCACGTTAATTCGGACTGTGTACATAAAGCACGGTTTGCGCGCCAACGTCCTCTTCCCCTAATCCTCCTTACTGTCGCCCACCTCGCCAGCCAAGCCGCACCGTTACCGGTCTATCGAGAATTCAAGGATTGGCTAGTGGCTTGCAGCAACGACGGCGCTTGCGTCGCCAAAGGCTACGAGCAAACCAAAGGCACTGCCAAGCAATATGAAGGCAGTCCCGAGATGGTGTTGGAGCAGGCACCCGGCCCGCAGCGACCGGACTCGGATGACAATTCCAGGCTGGTACTCCGCTTCCAGTCCAAGCACAAGCTGGCACTGCCGCAACTGCGACTGAATGGCAAAGCCCTGTCGGCTGATGGGTGGGAAATCGGCCATCACGATCCAACCTGGATCCTTAGCCGCAATAGTGCAGCAGCCCGCAAACTGCTTGCCACCGCCAGGCGCAAGCAATTGCTACGATTAACCAATCGACAAGGCCGTATGTTGGCCAACTTCAAAGTTACGGGCTTGACCGCCGCACTGCTGCTGATTGATGAAACCCAAGGCCGGCTTGGCACCACGCAAGCATTGCTGCGCACAGGCAGCAAGTCCGCGTCAACGATCCCGCCGGGCCGCCCGCTACCGGTGTTGCACCTCGCTCCAATCGGCGAGCCCGAGGTCAGCGTTGCGGAAGCCGCTAGCCTGCTGCAAGCGGTCAGAGAGCTTGAGCCAGGTTGCGGGACAAGCGATGAGGGCAAGCTGGAGAGCGAAGTGGCGGCACTGAGCTTGCGTGAAGCGATTGTGCTGCTGCGCTGCGGCGGGAGCGACTACAACGCCGACTATGTCGGCTATCGCGCCCAGCGCCAAGGTGAACCTGAGCCCACCCGTCTCGCTCTGCCGGGGCTACCAAAACTGTTTACCCCCAGCTATAGGCTGACAAATGCCACATACAATTCCGCCAGCCGGACGCTGAACCATGAACGACCGGGCAGTCGCAAACCCGACTGCGGCGAAATCGGCAACTGGGTCTTTGATGGCCGTAATTTCGTTCTCGCTTACTACGGCCGCCAAGGCCATTGCGGCGGGCAGGGATGGTGGGATTGGCCGAGACTGTGGATTAGTACGGTGGAGCCGGCCGAGGCCAGGTGA